The nucleotide window CTGTCAGCTCTTCACGCTGCAATTCAGGTGGCGTGACTAACTCTAACGCCGCATGCTCGCCATATAGACGCACACAAATGCCATCCATCACCCTACCCGCGCGGCCAGCTCGTTGTTTGGCACTCGCTCGTGATATGGATTTAAGCATCAGTGTGGTTCTTCCGTTTCGTTGAACGGTGCGTCTTTCTAACCCTGAATCTATCACCACGCCAATATCAGGTATGGTGAGGGAGGTTTCAGCAACGTTGGTCGCCAAAATGACCTTTCTCAGGCTATTACCTTCAGTATTGATATTACGACCCGATAACGCTAGATCTCGTTCTTTTTCACAGACCGACGCATGCAATTTCACTACTTGGATGTCTGGATTCTTTGCCAAGGCTTGTTCACATTGCACGATCTCTTTTTTACCTGGTAGGAAAACCAAGATATCGTCATGTGAAGCGATCAATTGATGATTCACTTCTTCAGCAATGCGTTGCTCTAGATGTCGAATATCGGGCAATGCTCTGGATTCATTCGCCCTGTGTTCAATAGCAACTTGATAAGTTCGGCCTTCACAGCTTATTCGATTCGCATCCAAGTAATGAGCAAGACGCTCTCCTTCAATGGTTGCTGAAGTGATCACCAAGCGATGGCTCTCTTTTTGTTTGAGAATCGCTACCAGCAGATCAATGTCCCAGCGTCTCTCGTGAAACTCATCCACCACAATCACATCAAAACTGGCTAATCCGTCTTCTGATAACCAACGCAGCGCGATACCGGGAGTCACAAAAACAACGTTAGTTTGCTCGTTATACTCTGACTCAAGCTTAATCGCATAGCCAACCTTGCTACCAAGCTTCTCACCCGATTGCTGTGCGAGGTATTTAGCCAATGACGTACACGCGATACGTCTTGGTTCCACCACCAGCACTCGTCCATGCTGAGAAGCCCAAAGTGGCAAACGCGTTGATTTACCCGATCCGGTTTCAGCTTCGACTACAAGGTGAGAATTGGCGATTTGCTCGTGGAATACGTTTTGATAAGAATCGATAGGAAGTAATGACATAAAAAGGAGGAGTCGCGAAAAAGTGTGAGCGAAGTATAACGAATTATGGCGCTAGAATTCGATAAGTGTGGGACATGGGTAAGAATATCATTTTGTTTGCAAAGATCGGAGGGAAACTATTTACAATTGAATAACTAAACCGTTATCATTTTTCGGTTACCCTTTCTCCCATATTAGGCATCCAATGAACAACGATAAACGCCCTCTATATATCCCTTATGCTGGTCCTGCTCTACTAAGTACCCCTCTTCTAAACAAAGGCAGCGCATTCTCTGCTGAAGAGCGCAGTTCTTTCAACCTTGAAGGCTTGTTACCGGAAACGACCGAAACAATCCAAGAGCAAGTAGGACGTGCATACAAGCAATATTGTAACTTCGAAAGTGATATGGATAAGCATATCTACCTTCGTAACATCCAAGACACTAATGAAACGCTTTTTTATCGTTTAGTTCAAAACCACATTTCTGAAATGATGCCTATCATTTACACGCCAACGGTTGGCGCAGCATGTGAGAACTTCTCAAATATTTACCGTCGTGGCCGTGGTCTGTTTATCTCATACCCGAACCGCGATCGTATCGATGACCTACTGAACAATGCGACAAACCACAACGTTAAAGTTATCGTGGTTACGGATGGTGAGCGTATTCTTGGTTTGGGAGACCAAGGTATCGGTGGCATGGGTATTCCAATTGGTAAGCTAGCACTGTACACAGCTTGTGGCGGTATCAGCCCAGCTTACATGCTACCTATCGTGCTCGATGTGGGTACAAACAACCCTCAACGTCTTGCTGACCCAATGTACATGGGCTGGCGTCACCCTCGTATCACAGGTGCTGACTACGATGCATTCGTTGAAGAGTTCATCCAAGCAGTTCAACGCCGTTGGCCTGATGCATTAGTTCAGTTCGAAGATTTCGCACAAAAGAACGCAATGCCACTGCTTGAGCGTTACAAAGATCGCCTCTGTTGTTTCAACGATGACATCCAAGGCACAGCAGCCGTAACGGTTGGTTCTCTACTTGCAGCATGTAAAGCAGCAAACAGCAAACTTTCAGATCAACGCATCACCTTCTTAGGTGCGGGTTCTGCAGGTTGTGGTATTGCTGAAGCTATCATTGCTCAAATGGTGTCTGAAGGTATCAGCGATGCACAAGCACGCTCTCAAGTTTACATGGTTGACCGTTGGGGTCTGCTACAAGAAGGGATGCAAAACCTGCTTGATTTCCAACAGCGTCTCGTTCAAACCAACGAAAACACCAAAGACTGGGAAAGCGACGGCACTGGTTTCTCTCTACTAGACGTTGTTCGCCACGCGAAACCAACAGTATTAGTTGGTGTATCTGGTGCTCCAGGTCTGTTCAGCAAAGAAGTCATCAAAGAGATGAACCTACACTGTGAACGCCCTATCGTGTTCCCACTATCAAACCCAACAAGCCGTGTTGAAGCAACTCCAAACGACATTATTCGTTGGACTGATGGCCAAGCACTGGTTGCCACAGGTAGCCCATTTGAGCCAGTAACTCATAACGGCACCACTTACCCAATCGCTCAGTGTAACAACAGCTACATCTTCCCAGGTATTGGCCTTGGTGTATTGGCTGTGAATGCTTCACGTATCACTGATGAAATGCTAATGGAATCAAGCCGTGCACTTGCTACGTGTTCTCCACTAGCAATCAATGGCACAGGCGCTCTACTTCCACCATTGGAAGAGATCCACACCGTATCTAAGAAGATTGCTCTTGCGGTAGGTAAAAAGGCGATTGAACAGGGCGTTGCTCTAGAGATCACTGAAGAAGCTCTTCAACAAGCGATTGACCAGCACTTCTGGCAGCCGGTTTACCGTCGCTACAAGCGTACTGCATTCTAATAAAACGTGCTGTACTTTAAATAAAGTGTACTGCGCTTGGAATAAAGAGCGTTAACTACTCTTATAAGAGCCTCTGCAACTGCAGGGGCTTTTTTCTTTACACTGTCTTGTCTTTTTAACTGATTTTTCTCATTTTTATTTGGTATTATCGAGCACTCAAAAATTAATGCTCAGTCAAAGGACCATACCGAGAGTGAAATTTGATTCTCACATTATCCGTAGCTACATAAAAAAAGCTTACAAAAAACTGCAAGGTTTTCTGTTTGGCGCTTTCCTCGTGTTCTTAGTTGGCAGCGCTGCGGTTATTGCGATCGATT belongs to Vibrio splendidus and includes:
- a CDS encoding NAD-dependent malic enzyme, with the protein product MNNDKRPLYIPYAGPALLSTPLLNKGSAFSAEERSSFNLEGLLPETTETIQEQVGRAYKQYCNFESDMDKHIYLRNIQDTNETLFYRLVQNHISEMMPIIYTPTVGAACENFSNIYRRGRGLFISYPNRDRIDDLLNNATNHNVKVIVVTDGERILGLGDQGIGGMGIPIGKLALYTACGGISPAYMLPIVLDVGTNNPQRLADPMYMGWRHPRITGADYDAFVEEFIQAVQRRWPDALVQFEDFAQKNAMPLLERYKDRLCCFNDDIQGTAAVTVGSLLAACKAANSKLSDQRITFLGAGSAGCGIAEAIIAQMVSEGISDAQARSQVYMVDRWGLLQEGMQNLLDFQQRLVQTNENTKDWESDGTGFSLLDVVRHAKPTVLVGVSGAPGLFSKEVIKEMNLHCERPIVFPLSNPTSRVEATPNDIIRWTDGQALVATGSPFEPVTHNGTTYPIAQCNNSYIFPGIGLGVLAVNASRITDEMLMESSRALATCSPLAINGTGALLPPLEEIHTVSKKIALAVGKKAIEQGVALEITEEALQQAIDQHFWQPVYRRYKRTAF